A genome region from Piliocolobus tephrosceles isolate RC106 chromosome 8, ASM277652v3, whole genome shotgun sequence includes the following:
- the PRSS37 gene encoding probable inactive serine protease 37 isoform X1, with translation MKFIFYLGVLTGTFLFADSSVQKEDPAPYLVYLKSHFNPCVGVLIKPSWVLAPAHCYLPNLKVMLGNFKSRVRDGTEQAINPIQMVRYWNYSDSAPQDDLMLIKLAKPAMLNPKVQPLPLATTNVRPGTVCLLSGLDWSQENSGRHPDLRQNLEAPVMSDKECQKTEQGKSHRNSLCVKFVKVFSRIFGEVAVATVICKDKLQGIEVGHFMGGDVGIYTNVYKYVSWIENTAKDK, from the exons ATGAAATTTATCTTCTATTTGGGTGTCCTCACTG GGACATTTTTATTTGCTGACTCATCTGTTCAGAAAGAAGACCCTGCTCCCTATTTGGTATACCTGAAGTCTCACTTCAACCCCTGTGTGGGCGTCCTCATCAAACCCAGCTGGGTGCTGGCCCCAGCTCACTGCTATTTACC AAATCTGAAAGTGATGCTGGGAAATTTCAAGAGTAGAGTCAGAGATGGTACTGAACAGGCAATTAACCCCATTCAGATGGTCCGCTACTGGAACTACAGTGATAGCGCCCCACAGGATGACCTCATGCTCATCAAGCTGGCTAAGCCTGCCATGCTCAATCCCAAAGTCCAGCCCCTTCCCCTTGCTACCACCAATGTCCGGCCAGGCACTGTCTGCCTACTCTCAGGTTTGGACTGGagccaagaaaacagtg GCCGACACCCTGACTTGCGGCAGAACCTGGAGGCCCCTGTGATGTCTGATAAAGAATGCCAGAAAACAGAACAAGGAAAAAGCCACAGGAATTCCTTATGTGTGAAATTTGTGAAAGTATTCAGCCGAATTTTTGGG GAGGTGGCCGTTGCTACCGTCATCTGCAAAGACAAGCTCCAGGGGATCGAGGTCGGGCACTTCATGGGAGGGGACGTCGGCATCTACACCAATGTTTACAAATATGTATCCTGGATTGAGAACACTGCTAAGGACAAGTGA
- the PRSS37 gene encoding probable inactive serine protease 37 isoform X2 produces MKFIFYLGVLTGTFLFADSSVQKEDPAPYLVYLKSHFNPCVGVLIKPSWVLAPAHCYLPNLKVMLGNFKSRVRDGTEQAINPIQMVRYWNYSDSAPQDDLMLIKLAKPAMLNPKVQPLPLATTNVRPGTVCLLSGLDWSQENSRHPDLRQNLEAPVMSDKECQKTEQGKSHRNSLCVKFVKVFSRIFGEVAVATVICKDKLQGIEVGHFMGGDVGIYTNVYKYVSWIENTAKDK; encoded by the exons ATGAAATTTATCTTCTATTTGGGTGTCCTCACTG GGACATTTTTATTTGCTGACTCATCTGTTCAGAAAGAAGACCCTGCTCCCTATTTGGTATACCTGAAGTCTCACTTCAACCCCTGTGTGGGCGTCCTCATCAAACCCAGCTGGGTGCTGGCCCCAGCTCACTGCTATTTACC AAATCTGAAAGTGATGCTGGGAAATTTCAAGAGTAGAGTCAGAGATGGTACTGAACAGGCAATTAACCCCATTCAGATGGTCCGCTACTGGAACTACAGTGATAGCGCCCCACAGGATGACCTCATGCTCATCAAGCTGGCTAAGCCTGCCATGCTCAATCCCAAAGTCCAGCCCCTTCCCCTTGCTACCACCAATGTCCGGCCAGGCACTGTCTGCCTACTCTCAGGTTTGGACTGGagccaagaaaaca GCCGACACCCTGACTTGCGGCAGAACCTGGAGGCCCCTGTGATGTCTGATAAAGAATGCCAGAAAACAGAACAAGGAAAAAGCCACAGGAATTCCTTATGTGTGAAATTTGTGAAAGTATTCAGCCGAATTTTTGGG GAGGTGGCCGTTGCTACCGTCATCTGCAAAGACAAGCTCCAGGGGATCGAGGTCGGGCACTTCATGGGAGGGGACGTCGGCATCTACACCAATGTTTACAAATATGTATCCTGGATTGAGAACACTGCTAAGGACAAGTGA